One Helianthus annuus cultivar XRQ/B chromosome 12, HanXRQr2.0-SUNRISE, whole genome shotgun sequence genomic region harbors:
- the LOC110893155 gene encoding uncharacterized protein LOC110893155 — translation MKAYICKLPTLATPVPGEPLLLYLSASKTTISAVMMVEQEGKQIPIYFISRTLKGPEERYMPLEKLALAPVFASQRLRRYFQGHKITLMTDQPLQKVLRRSELSGRLAKWAVELGEHSLEYKPRTAMKGQILADFLAEVPEDEEKELLKWEALEKEEREKEDEAVWRLLTDGASSEEGSGAGITLMSPEGIELTYAIRLDFENTNNTAEYEALLAGMRLAQKMKARRVEASTDSQLVVKQYQGEYEAKDSTMAQYVAKVKEMAKAFKTFKLEYIPRGRNRKSDALSKLASVAFDHLAKEVKVEVLTFPSLNTKEVAAAESTQETWMTPIIKFLRDGILPKGEWAAKKIRVKALQYELIDGELYRRSYLVHP, via the coding sequence ATGAAAGCTTACATCTGCAAGCTCCCAACGTTGGCCACCCCAGTACCCGGGGAGCCGTTGCTCCTGTATCTGTCCGCCTCGAAAACAACCATAAGTGCGGTCATGATGGTAGAACAGGAAGGGAAACAGATCCCCATATATTTCATCAGCAGAACACTTAAAGGTCCCGAAGAACGCTACATGCCTCTGGAAAAACTGGCATTAGCTCCTGTCTTTGCATCCCAAAGACTCAGGAGGTACTTCCAAGGGCACAAGATTACCCTGATGACCGATCAACCCCTCCAAAAGGTACTCAGGAGGTCGGAGCTGTCGGGACGGTTGGCTAAATGGGCTGTGGAGCTGGGGGAACACTCTCTGGAGTATAAGCCCAGAACGGCGATGAAGGGGCAGATACTGGCCGACTTCTTAGCGGAGGTCCCTGAGGACGAAGAGAAGGAACTCTTAAAGTGGGAAGCCctagaaaaagaagaaagagagaaggaggACGAGGCGGTGTGGAGGTTACTCACCGACGGTGCATCTAGTGAAGAAGGGAGTGGAGCAGGAATCACACTGATGAGTCCCGAGGGGATTGAGCTGACATACGCCATAAGGCTGGACTTCGAGAACACCAACAATACTGCAGAGTATGAGGCCCTGCTAGCAGGAATGAGGTTGGCACAAAAAATGAAAGCAAGACGCGTGGAGGCTAGCACTGATTCACAACTGGTAGTGAAGCAGTACCAAGGAGAATATGAAGCCAAAGACAGCACCATGGCTCAGTACGTGGCAAAAGTGAAAGAAATGGCCAAGGCATTTAAAACTTTCAAACTGGAGTACATCCCTCGAGGAAGAAACAGAAAATCTGATGCCCTCAGTAAGCTGGCCTCGGTGGCATTCGACCACCTCGCGAAAGAAGTTAAGGTGGAGGTCCTGACATTCCCTTCCCTTAACACAAAGGAGGTAGCTGCAGCTGAGAGTACTCAGGAAACGTGGATGACACCGATTATCAAGTTCCTTAGGGATGGAATTTTACCCAAGGGGGAATGGGCGGCCAAAAAGATAAGGGTCAAAGCCCTGCAATACGAACTGATTGATGGGGAGTTATATCGAAGATCATATCTGGTCCATCCCTGA